The genomic DNA AGGATATCCAGCTATAATTGTTTAAAGTGCTATAATTTTTATGTTGCGGATATTGAAGAATGTCATTTCGGAAGGATTAATTACACATAAGGAAGATTATCTCTGTCATTCCATCCATATATCTTTTGGCCATTCTTTAATTGATAAAGCAACTCTTTTGTTATGTTTTTCTTGGCTTCAAAATGCATAAGGCTGGTAGATGTTTAGATAAGGTTCTTCTTTATTTTGAAGTTAGTTAATCAAGTAGTAATATCTGTATTGCCAATGACAGGAGAAATGCAGGGTGCAATTCAATCATTCCGATTACATGGAAATCTTCTTAAAAATACTATTCTTCAACACATGCGTGTCATGAAGCCAGTCATGCTACCTACTGTGTTTTCACGATTCAAGTCAGTCTCTTCACCTCGACTGGAAGAGCATGGATTTGAGAGCACCACTATCCTAGATATTCTGAAAGCTAAAGGCAAGAGTGCTGATGGTTCCTGGCTGTGGTGTACAACTAATGACACTGTTTATGATGCTGTGAAATCGGTATGCTGCTTTTTGCATTAATACTCGTTTATTGGTTTCCTATAGGAATATCAAATGAAATGTGAGGTATATGTAGTATAACCAAGCATATGCATATATACTGTGTGAACCAACTACTTGTTTTGGACAGTCGTATATGAACTGATGGCTCAATATTCTACCTCTTTTAGATGACACAACACAATGTTGGAGCTTTGGTTGTGGTGAAACCCGGAGAAGAGAAGGCACTTGCAGGGATTGTAACTGAGAGAGGTAGTCACTTGCCATCACACTGTTTATTGGTGGTAAATCGGTACTTGCACTAAAACATTTGCTCACACATACATATGCACATGGAAACTAATATGCATTTGTTTGCATGCACAAATCTGCACATTCATGTACATACCTGTGTTCAAATGCAAACATGAGATCTAATGTGATCATGTACTGCATGTTGCAATTGGATGGTGCAAATGAAATTAGAATCTTTAAAGGAATTTCATGCATTAGAAGGAGACCAAGACAAATGAAGGTCTCTACATTCAACTAAATATAAAATTGGAAGTTCCTGTTTCATTGATCTTGCAAGATATGGTTTCTGACAGTTACAATGTTATTAACTGATATGCTAGCACAAAATGGCATATCAGTAAGTAATTTTTGTTCTTTCTACTTCAAGAGCAAGGATAGCTTAATAGTTTTTACTGGCAGTTTATGGTTATCCTGTCTATAGTAATACTTCTATCATCAATCACCTGAATTTAGATATTAATTTTGAAAGTTCACCAAGTTCAAAGATTGTCATTATTAAGATAGTCACTTCATTTTCATAATTTCCATGTTTGCCTTTTAACATTTTATTTCCATATGTGAGTTGGTAAGATGATACCTTTTAATGATCCACTTGCAATCCGACCAACTCCATAGTCCATACTATTCTATATCTAGGCAGCTGATCCTCTGACTATGTCACTATTGTACTTTGCTTTCAAAGAAGAGTTCGTTAAGCTGCAACTACTTGCAGGATTCATGAGAACCACTTGAGAACAAAGAATGCAGTTTAGGAATTTAATAAGCCATTCTTTAAAAATATCTAGCTAATTTTCAACTTTAGGATATTTTATGGAAAATGGCTGCTTCAAAATCACAGCAATTAGTATAACTTATAAACCAAGTACTAAGACAAATGGTGAATTATTATTCAAGCATGTGCTTTAGAGTATAGAGAATTGAGCTACACAATTTTCAATTTCACACATAAATAGTTGATCTGAAAAAATAACTGTTTTTCTTGTTCAAAATCTTTACAGAAATATAAGAACAATGTCGATAGTGATTGTTTTCTTTTGCCTGTAGTTGGAGCAACTTACCTGTATGTATAACAACTTTTTTTCATCTTCAGATTATCTCCGAAAAATTATTGTGCAGGGAAGATCTTCCAAATCGACTAAAGTTGGTGACATTATGACTGATGAGGTAATCTGGAGCAGTTTCTATTGCAATATGCAGATTGGTTTATGTAGATTGTGCATTTTCATTGTCCTGCTTTTTGGAATTATGCATTATTGATCTGTATAATTCATAAGGAACATTTTTTTACATTAAATAGGAATCTCTATTTTAAAGTAAGTTGCATGAATGCTGCTCTCCTTAAATCAAGAAACTGTAAAACTTCAGGTGATAAGTATGCATTTCATTTGTATTAACATTTTGGTCAGTGCACTCGTTTATACCACTGGTGCACGGCTTTAACTGACACACAGATCGGGCAATTCCATTCCGGTCAATCTGGAACCTAGCTTATTGTTCAGATAGCTTACCACATCAGGGTTATTGGGCTATCAATTGATCAATACCAAGTTGTATTCGGACACTAAGTCTAACATCTGGCATCAGCACCCATCATTCTTGTTGTTGTTGCTTCTCCTTGTCACATCACcacccacagctgcctctcctcctCTGCTACATATCTGTGTTACTTTGTACTCACTAtctccttttcctcttcttctctctctccctctattCTAATAGTGGTCTATATTGATTTTACCGTACCATATTGATGCTTGGTTCATTGTATGATACCAGTACTGTACGAATCCTGTCGTTCAATGGTGATATGTACTAAGATTTTTTCCTTCATTTGCATTACATTTTCTGCCTTATGACAAACTATTTTTGGTTTCTTATGACCAGAATAAATTGATCACTGTGACACCAGATACCAAGGTACTGCGGGCCATGCAGCTTATGACAGGTTTGTTCTGTAAGTACAATTAGTTGCTTGTGTGGCTAGATTGACTGATAACATTGTTGTTATGACTTTTTCTATCTGTAGACAACCGCATTAGGCATATCCCTGTGGTTGATGACAAAGGTATGATTGGCATGGTCTCCATTGGTGATGTTGTTCGAGCAGTGGTGAATGAGCATCGGGAGGAGCTGGACCGCCTTAATGCATATATACAAGGGGGTTACTAGCAAAGTAGATCTAGAGTCTAATAATgttcaatgatgatgacgaaaaaaACTAAAGTTTGCTTTTAGCAGATAGTGTGCTTTTTGTTAAGCATGTGTGCTTAGGTCATGCTTCTCTTGTCCTGTGTTGGCTAATAAGTGAGTTTCTCAGTAGGCTCATTGGTGAATGAGCATCACGTGGAGCTGAACTGCCTTAATGCATGTATGTATACAAAGGGGGTCACTGGAAAAGTAGTTCTAGAAGAGTCTAATAATGCTAGATAAAGATGGCAAAAAACCGAAAGTTTGCTTTGATCTGACCATGTGCTACTCATTAAACTTGCATGCTTATGTCATGCTTTTCTTGTTCTGTGT from Musa acuminata AAA Group cultivar baxijiao unplaced genomic scaffold, Cavendish_Baxijiao_AAA HiC_scaffold_1155, whole genome shotgun sequence includes the following:
- the LOC135671755 gene encoding CBS domain-containing protein CBSX3, mitochondrial-like isoform X1 is translated as MTGEMQGAIQSFRLHGNLLKNTILQHMRVMKPVMLPTVFSRFKSVSSPRLEEHGFESTTILDILKAKGKSADGSWLWCTTNDTVYDAVKSMTQHNVGALVVVKPGEEKALAGIVTERDYLRKIIVQGRSSKSTKVGDIMTDENKLITVTPDTKVLRAMQLMTDNRIRHIPVVDDKGMIGMVSIGDVVRAVVNEHREELDRLNAYIQGGY
- the LOC135671755 gene encoding CBS domain-containing protein CBSX3, mitochondrial-like isoform X2, with amino-acid sequence MQGAIQSFRLHGNLLKNTILQHMRVMKPVMLPTVFSRFKSVSSPRLEEHGFESTTILDILKAKGKSADGSWLWCTTNDTVYDAVKSMTQHNVGALVVVKPGEEKALAGIVTERDYLRKIIVQGRSSKSTKVGDIMTDENKLITVTPDTKVLRAMQLMTDNRIRHIPVVDDKGMIGMVSIGDVVRAVVNEHREELDRLNAYIQGGY